The DNA segment TGCAacattccattttcaatttttaaaatttgcggCATTTCTAATTTCTAGAGTACAACCACTCCAATGAAACGATGGGGAAACCCACTTTCGGACGCTGCATCACGCCAAATGGTCGACCCGGTTCCTGTGTAATATTGCAACATTGCAAAAAACTATACTCTTTGCTACTAAATCAGCCGTTACATGATGTGAATAGACTATACTTAAGTCAAAGCCAATGTGGTTACCTAAATCGAAAAGTGCTggtgagttaaaaaaaatgtaaattaaactgATGCCAACCGAACAgcgaaatcaaaaaattcaaaaaataataaagtatttCCTCAGATTTGCTGCCCCGACCAAAATAGCACGCCGCTTATACTGAAACAAGCTACTGTAAAACCTATCAAATTGGAGCAAGGCTTCAAGAAAGCCGTACTCTTGGATAAGATTCCGATCGAGTCCACAAAAACAAGGAAACTACCACGTCCCAGCAAATGCGGACAGATGACGTCAAGCCGAATTTATGGCGGCAATGCCACAAAAATCGATGAATATCCTTGGATGGCCCTTATAGAATACACAAAACGtaagagaaaattatttttttaacaaattattttttttttaacaaaaataattttttgttataatatttaGTACAAGATCAAATTTGAATCATTGTTTCTCTTCCAGCATTCGGACGTATTGGCCATCATTGTGGCGGCTCTCTCATCAACTCCCGCTATATTGTCACCGCCTCGCATTGTGTTAATGGCAAAGCCTTGCCCAAAGACTGGCTGATTTCCGCCGTACGTTTGGGTGAATGGGACACGAAAACGAATCCGGATTGCGAAGTAGATGTGCGTGGCGAGAAGGACTGTGCGCCACCGCACATCGACGTGCCCGTGGAAAGTGCCATACCACATCCCCGATATGATCCGAATTCGTTAAACCAAATTAACGACATCGCGCTCTTACGTTTAAAGAATGCAGTTACATTCACCGATTTCATACGACCCATTTGCCTGCCATTGAACGATAATTTACGCACCGCCACCTTTGATGACATCATCATGGATGTCGCCGGTTGGGGTAAAACCGAATCAAAATCAAGCAGTAATGTTAAATTGAAAGCCGAACTCGTTGGAGTGCCGCTGGGAAAATGTCGTCATGTTTATTCACCGCAAAGTATTTTACTAGAGGCCACACAAATGTGTGCTGGCGGCAAGAAAGGTGTAGATTCTTGTCGCGGTGATTCGGGTGGCCCACTCATCGGTCTGGGCACGACGGGCAGAGGACGTACATATTACTTTTTGATTGGCATTGTTTCTTTTGGACCGACATCATGCGGGCTAGAAGGTTGGCCAGGTGTTTATACCCGCGTGGGACACTTTGTGGACTGGATACAAGCAACAGTTGAGTCTTAAGTTCATACAAAagaatttacatacaaaaagaTTATGTTTGCCGTTGAAAGCAAGATTCCCATTGTACGTGTACGCGGCGTGTGTTCGTGCACAAACTtatgtatacacaaacacatgtatAGATATTTAGATAATGCACGCAAGTGTGTGTTAAGTTCCTAGTCTGGCTAGCTTAGGTCACTAGATCTTTTCAGTTTAAGAAAAGTACCTGAGGTTTGTGCCGTTTCTTTTATCATTTAGACTAATGATTTGTATGCAATTTAGTGTTTAGTTTGAAAAGGTGTGAAGTAATGTCAAATTCTTTGTTGGTAAAGAGTAAAGGTATGCAATATGCAAATGATATTAGGGGTGTACAAAATCAATAGTGGACAATTGCATCGAATATGAGGCAAGGATTTGGAGAGTAATgactttttttcatatttaccgtttgctttttaacaaaaataaaaatcacaatttaTTGACTCAAGTagtcgtaaaatatttttttcgccaaattaTTGGTATGGAAATGTACATCCATGAAAACTGTATAATAAGTAAGAAATTCTCATGATTTGGGGCTTTTACTAAAATCTTTATTGTACGgttacttaataaaaaaattatattaatttaattatttatatgtttaataccaaaatattcataattttgtaaataaattttcaaatattgtgCTTATtgataaatatacttatgttcCAAGATGCATTGAAGAATATGTATGTTaatcaaaatgatttttaaataaagccgAACATTAACGCAAGACAATTCCCTTGCACTGAACCGGATACGTATAGTGAATTTGTTACTAACAACTCTGCTTTAGCAAATGGAGACTTTTTAGATTACATAAGAAATGTCAGGCAGAACAGCTGTTTCACCGGTGGTCAATTTTTTATCGctgtattttttgttaaaatttgaattacTACGAAAAATAACATAACTTTTTGAATAAACATGTTGAAAACATGGTGCAGTGGTtctattaatttacttaaaagtgCAGCCACCGTGCAGCAGCAAGTGCGGGTGGgtactttaattttattcattgaAATTTACTCTACATACATAACCAATGCACTCACATGCGTTACGcggtgtatattttttttagacaacTTTTGTATTGAAGCGCAAATATGACCCATTGTTGCATAAAACGAACGCCAAACCCCGAAAATTGCGTGCGAAACACTTCATCTATGAGTTGGTAGAGGATACAAATGTGAAACGTCGACCGAATTTGGAAGTTGTTTTAAAAACTTATGTGGAAGGTGTGGGTGATAAGGGTGATGTGGTGTCGGTGAGACCTAATTTCGCCTATAATAAATTGTTGCTACCAGGTTTGGCAGTGTACAAAACAGATGAAAATGTGGCATTATATACCAAAACCGAGGACGAGAAGAAAACGGTGCGCCATAGCTCTGCATTTGCCCAGcgggtatgtatatatgcgagtgtatattttttatttacaaacatataatatattctgAATTTCATAGACGATAAACATTATCGAACGTTTTTCACTGGCTGTGGTTATGAATAAGGATCAGCCATGGGTTATTGAACCCTGGCACATAAAAGCGTCTCTTCGAAAGGCGGGTATTCATTGTCCGGAAGAGTGCATTACTATGCCAGAAGAACGTATTGAAGGTCCAGATATGAATAAAGAAGCCAAAGAGTTTTATTGTACTATTACCATAAATAATTTGGAGAAGGCGCGATTGCGCTGTCGTATCCATCATTGGAGTACAGATCCGAGCGAACGGTTGCCATATGTACCggaattttggaaaatacctTCAGAACCACTCTTCGGTAGTGAAAACTCTAAAGAACCTACAGAAAAAGTAGAAGAGAAGtagtatatgcaaaataaataatgaaaattaaataaactacctactaattttaaatatttatttattttattgaatatgaaATGGTTTTACGTCCATTTACAAATATGTTTGGGAAATGGTGATAAGATGATTCCTAACATTTTGGACTATTTTATACAAACGACAAATCAAGCGGTTACTTTAACTAAGCTaaagaaaatgttgaatttCTAACCAATTTCGGATTCAAACAAGTGAGATTTTACAAAACAGTACTtcgaatgtatttattttttaatcattcACAAGGAGTGTTGCTCATATAAGAGGATAGTTCTACGTTGcctttttgcacattttcacatttatgCAAAGGAATAATAATAATGAGGATAATTAAGGAAACAACTTGTTTTTAACTTATTTGAAACTCAAAAAGGacgaacatataaaaaaaaacgtaaatgcGAACTAccgcaaatacatatataaatgctaagtaaataaacaattaaaggaaaatatgtatttctaatTTACGCCCTTCAATTCTACTTCGAAGACAAGCGTGCTGTTTGGCGGAATTGTTGGTGGTGAACCACGTGCGCCGTATGCCATATGTGGTGGACAAGTGATGCGACGTTTACCGCCCACTTTCATTCCAGCGACTCCAACATCCCAACCCTTAATGACTTCACCACGGCCCAGACCAAATTTGAAACCAGCGCCTGTCCTCAAACTGTCGAATACCTTATTGTTAGATTT comes from the Bactrocera neohumeralis isolate Rockhampton chromosome 2, APGP_CSIRO_Bneo_wtdbg2-racon-allhic-juicebox.fasta_v2, whole genome shotgun sequence genome and includes:
- the LOC126760184 gene encoding 39S ribosomal protein L9, mitochondrial produces the protein MLKTWCSGSINLLKSAATVQQQVRTTFVLKRKYDPLLHKTNAKPRKLRAKHFIYELVEDTNVKRRPNLEVVLKTYVEGVGDKGDVVSVRPNFAYNKLLLPGLAVYKTDENVALYTKTEDEKKTVRHSSAFAQRTINIIERFSLAVVMNKDQPWVIEPWHIKASLRKAGIHCPEECITMPEERIEGPDMNKEAKEFYCTITINNLEKARLRCRIHHWSTDPSERLPYVPEFWKIPSEPLFGSENSKEPTEKVEEK
- the LOC126760130 gene encoding serine protease easter-like isoform X1; its protein translation is MLKPVLISVFCFAAFLCGLSSAQYNHSNETMGKPTFGRCITPNGRPGSCVILQHCKKLYSLLLNQPLHDVNRLYLSQSQCGYLNRKVLICCPDQNSTPLILKQATVKPIKLEQGFKKAVLLDKIPIESTKTRKLPRPSKCGQMTSSRIYGGNATKIDEYPWMALIEYTKPFGRIGHHCGGSLINSRYIVTASHCVNGKALPKDWLISAVRLGEWDTKTNPDCEVDVRGEKDCAPPHIDVPVESAIPHPRYDPNSLNQINDIALLRLKNAVTFTDFIRPICLPLNDNLRTATFDDIIMDVAGWGKTESKSSSNVKLKAELVGVPLGKCRHVYSPQSILLEATQMCAGGKKGVDSCRGDSGGPLIGLGTTGRGRTYYFLIGIVSFGPTSCGLEGWPGVYTRVGHFVDWIQATVES